A genomic stretch from Eubacterium sulci ATCC 35585 includes:
- a CDS encoding ADP-ribose pyrophosphatase → MTFEEKTLNSERIYEGRILNLRCDEVTTVNGTSHREIIEHNGGAAIAALTDDRKLVMVKQFRKPSDRVMLEVPAGKRDGKEAGLDVARRELKEETGYSAKSMTYLTSIFPAIGYSEEVLDIYLAEDLAAGETDFDDNEAIDILEIPLEELVDMIMAGKIEDAKSIVAIMMTAEVLRRRSDG, encoded by the coding sequence ATGACATTTGAAGAAAAAACGCTTAATTCAGAGCGTATTTACGAAGGTAGAATACTTAATTTGAGATGTGATGAGGTTACAACAGTCAATGGAACTTCACATCGTGAGATAATTGAGCATAATGGAGGGGCAGCGATAGCTGCTTTGACAGACGATAGAAAACTAGTTATGGTTAAGCAGTTCAGAAAGCCATCTGATCGCGTCATGCTAGAGGTACCAGCAGGTAAAAGAGACGGTAAAGAAGCAGGACTTGATGTAGCAAGGCGAGAGCTAAAAGAGGAGACTGGATACTCTGCGAAGTCCATGACATACCTGACTTCAATATTCCCAGCAATAGGCTATTCGGAGGAGGTCTTGGATATATACCTTGCTGAAGATCTTGCAGCTGGGGAGACTGATTTTGATGATAACGAAGCCATAGACATCCTTGAGATTCCGCTTGAGGAGCTCGTTGACATGATTATGGCGGGAAAGATTGAAGATGCAAAGAGCATAGTGGCTATTATGATGACAGCAGAAGTACTGAGAAGGAGAAGCGATGGATAA